DNA from Ancylothrix sp. D3o:
TGTCCCATTCCACTGAATCCATACTTTTTCTCCCTCAATATCAATATGAAGTATTACACCAAAAACCCGGTGTTCATTATTCCAACCAACATGGAGAATTTGATAATGATCACGTTCACTATCTAAGAGCATTTCCACCTTAATATCACCAGATGCCGGTTGATGGCTGCTAAACTCTGTTAGAAGTTCTTTGACACACTTCCGATAATGCTCTATTTTTCCCATTTTGAGATTACCTCCTCGTTCGGATTAAAGACTAATAATTTAATTTGGTTCTCAGCAAGAACCATCTGGGTAAATCTTAGCG
Protein-coding regions in this window:
- a CDS encoding XisI protein, whose amino-acid sequence is MGKIEHYRKCVKELLTEFSSHQPASGDIKVEMLLDSERDHYQILHVGWNNEHRVFGVILHIDIEGEKVWIQWNGTEVDIAHELMSMGVEKQDIVIGFHSPFMRQFTEYSMG